CAACTCATCAGACATATAATCGAGACCTTGCAGCGCAGCATTCAACTTACTCGCTCTACGCTTCGTTCGACAAAAGATCACCGCCAGAAACGGTCGTTGTTCATCTAACAGTCTGCACAGAGTATCTTGCTTCGCACGATCTGTCGTTTCTACTACAATTTGACGAATATCCTCCAACGTAATACGCTTGCCCTGCACCTGGATATTTTCCGGCTTTTTCATCAAGCGCTTCGCAAGAGATTGCACCTGTTCCGACATCGTGGCTGAAAACAGCATCGTCTGCTTATCGAAAGGCGTCTTCGCCATAATATCTTCTACCTCTGGCAAAAAGCCCATGTGGAGCATTTGATCCGCCTCATCCAGGACAAACATCGACACCTGTGATAAATCGATTGTCCCTCTCCGCAGATGATCCAGTAAACGCCCTGGCGTAGCGATGACCACTTGTATTTTTCCTGCCAGCTTTCTCAGCTGTTGATTGACATCTTGTCCACCATACACAGCAAGCACATGGATATCATCCAGCATCGCTACGAGCTTCTTCACCTCTGCCGTGATTTGCAGAGCAAGCTCCCGCGTAGGCGTCAAAATCAATGCCTGTACATGCGTTGCTTCCGGATCAACCTTTTCCAAGATCGGCAAAATAAAGGCAAGCGTCTTTCCCGTTCCCGTCTGTGCTTGCGCGATTACATCTTTTCCTTCCAGCACAACAGGAATTGCTTTTTCCTGAATCGATGTAGGCTCAGTAATCCCGTTTGCTTGCAGAGCATCTATCAGTTCCTTATGTATTCCTAATCTCCAAAAATCAGCCAGTTTCGCCATCTCCATTCATAAATCAATCCGTTATTATTTCGTACATACTGCCATGCCGATAAAGTACCGTACGCCATCGCGGGGTGTTTTTTCAAACGTAACGCCTCTCTGATAGTACATATCCACGTCAGAATAGTGTACAAACAGCTCGGCGAACTCTTCCGGCGTCAACTGATGAACATGAAAGGGCTCACTCGTCTCTTTGCCCCGCCCTCTGCCAAATGGACTGGACAGCACGAGCGTGCCACCTGGTTTCAGCATCCGATACAAGTTATCCATAAACAGCAAATCGTCTGCGACATGCTCAATGGTCTCAAAGCTCAAAATCGTATCAAACAACCCTAATTGCTCGGGAAGAGCCGGATCAAGAGCGTCACCCTGCTGATACGTAATCTTTTGATGGTTGTATTCCCGATTGGCATAAAATATCGTCGCCTCATCATTGTCGACAGCGATCAGTTCTGTCAGCTCTCGTTTTCGATCCTTTGCGATCATATGACATCCGTAGCCGGTACCGCAAGCGATATCCAGCACTCGACCTTTAACATAAGGCGCGGCAAAATAATATCTGGCTATATGCTCCAGCAGCATGCCATTCGTAGGTTTTAACAGCTTGGGGATGATTCTCTCCCCTGTCCATTCCAGCAAAGCAATCACCAATTTTCTCGTATTCTTCCTCACATCTTACCTTATTTATCGGCTTGATCCTATTAGCTAGCATTTCCTGAACGCTGTTTATTAAGAAATTTGTAAGACATTTCATTACTGTTTTGTTAGAGCTGGGCGTTAAGATAATACCATGAATGCATTCATAAGGTGGGACGAATCATGACCAAATATCAAGTCCTCGTAGTCGACGACGAGGCTGAAATCCGCGACGCAATCGAAATCTATCTCAAAAATGAATCCATGACCGTATTCAAGGCTAGCAATGGACTGGAAGCGTTGGAAATACTGGAGAATGAAGAAATCCAACTCATCCTGATGGACATCATGATGCCAAAAATGGACGGAATGACCGCCACCTTTCAAATTCGCCAGAAAAAAAACATCCCGATCATCATGCTGTCTGCCAAGTCAGAGGATACCGATAAAATTCTCGGGCTCAACATCGGTGCCGATGACTATGTGACGAAGCCTTTTAATCCCTTGGAGCTCATCGCCAGGGTCAAATCTCAGTTAAGACGTTTTACCAATCTGGGAAGCGCTCAAATGACAGAGGATGAGATTCAGGTACGCGGCTTGACCTTGAACAAAAGCACAAAAAATGTAGCCATTGATGGCAACGAGGTCCGGCTGACTGCTACTGAGTACAAAATCTTGGAGCTGTTAATGGAAAACAAAGGCCGGGTGTTTTCAATCGAAGAAATTTATGAACGGGTCTGGAGAGAGCCTTATATGAACGCGGAAAACACAGTGGCTGTCCACGTGAGACGCATTCGGGAAAAAATAGAGATCAACCCGAAGGAACCTAAATATTTGAAGGTGGTATGGGGAATTGGATACAAAATCGAAAAATAAACGCTTTGCGGTACCCGTGCTACTTGTTTTGATCGTGAGTATTTCGCTCGCGCTCCTGACGATGGCCGACCTGTATCATAAACGCGAGAATCTCCAAGAGGATAATTACTTTCAAAGCTCAGGCTTCAATCGTGAATTAGAGACATTTGCCGAGCTGGTGAAAAAGGTTCATGTAGATTATGCAGACTTCACGCCAGGAAAGCTGGACGAGAAGACAGCGAATCAGCTCAAAAAAGAGCATGAGGAAACCCTCCGGTCGATTAAGGAAGATAACCATCTCTTAGATTCGATAAAACAGGCAAAAAGTGAGGGTGACAACGAGAGAGTCGCCCAATTAACCGAAGAATATTCACAACGCTTGCAAGAAGACATTGCTAAAGCAACGTCGTATTATCAGGAGCAGGTGAACAACAGAATCGCCGAAAGAGATACCGAGTACGAGGAACAAAAAAACAGCCTCACCTTGCGAAGCGGCTCCTTCAAATACTACGTCACCGATAAAAAGAACAACAAAGTTTACACCAATCTCGCGCAAGAACCTACAGATTGGGAACTGGCCCGATATGCGCGCTATACAATCAACCTCCCTAATACGAACGGGGATTTGGAAAGCATCAATCGCACTTATCAATTGAGTCAACTAAGCGGTATCTTTTATGTCCCAAAAGAACCAGACGGATATAGTCAGGTCCACGCAGATGCCCTTTACTATGATTCCATTCGGGAGCGGCTTATTGGCGAGTTTGTCTTGCTTACGGTTACTCTCCTTATCATTGCTTTTAGCTTTTTATACTTGCGAACAGGCAAACCGGCGGAAGTGCCGATTGTCACAAAAAGCATGGCTCTGTTCCGCCTTATCCCGCTGGATATTCGGATGGGTATGTTGTTCGTACTTGGAATTGCGTACTTCATTATGTTGGCGAACCTGCGCTTTTTCTTCTTGCCGATTGATGGTGAGCATATCTTTACCCTTGCGTTCGTATCCTTGTTCACCGCTTACCTGCTTTTACAATTGCTGGAGGCGCGGCTTATGTACAAAGAACCTGAGAGATTCTTGCAACAGTGGCAAAAGAGTATCTTCGCCAGACAACGTGTCCTTCTGAAAGAAAGCTACGCCAATCGTGGCATGTTCTTCAAAGTATCCACGTTGTTCATCCTGACTGTAATGTTTGGAATGAGTATCGGTTTCGGATTCGTCGCCCTAATCGAAAGGTCTGGTGGCTTACTGTTTTTCAGCTTTTTGTATGGCATGTTTTACATGATCGTGGTTTTCCCATACTCGCTTAGACGCTTGGGACTGATGAACCGCATCATGCAAGGTGCCTCCGAAATGGCTGGAGGCAATCTGAACACTACGATCCAGAAGGTAAAAAAAGGGAAGTTATCTGAACTCGCGCACTCTCTCAACAACATCACAAAGGGACTCAAGCACGCGATGGAAGAGCAGATGAAGAGCGAGCGCATGAAATCCGAATTGATCACCAATGTTTCTCATGATTTAAAAACACCGCTGACGTCAATTATCAACTACGTTACCCTGCTCAAGCAGGAAGATTTGACACCTGAGGAACGCAAGAGCTACGTCGATGTCTTGGATCGCAAAGCAGATCGACTGCGCGTCCTCATCGATGACCTGTTTGACGCAGCTAAAATGTCCAGCGGTGCGGTGGAACTGAATATCGAGCCAGTGAATGTAGCCTCCCTGCTCAACCAATCCATCGCAGAATTCAGTGATAAAATCGAACAATCGACGCTCACTTTCCGCGTAACGACGGAACAGCCGAAGATCATCGCACCTCTGGATGGCAAGAAAACATGGCGTGTATTCGAGAATCTGATCGGCAACGCCCTGAAGTATTCCATGCCGAATACACGTGTCCTGATCCATTTGGCAGAGACAGAGGACGAGGTTATCCTGACGTTCAAAAATGTCTCCGCCTACGAAATCGACTTTGACGCACAGGAACTGTTTGAACGGTTCAAGCGCGCTGATCAATCCCGTCATACCGAAGGCTCTGGCCTCGGCTTGGCTATCGCAAAAAGCATCGTAGAATTGCAAGGCGGCAGGCTGTCTATCGATATTGATGGCGATTACTTCAAAGTCACGGTCGTATTCCGCAAGCACGCGTAAAGATTCAATAGAAAAGCCAGTGCCCGATCGTCAGGCACTGGCTTTATTACGTGGTTTTCTCCCTGTTAGATGGCAAAGTTCCTTTCAAATAGGGACTCAATACTGGCAGCCACTTCTTGCTCATCGGCCCCCTCCACCTCAAACATAATTTCATCTCCGGTCTTTACCCCCAGAGCCATTACGCTGAGGATGCTTTTGCCATTTGCCTGCTTGTCATTGTAGATCATCTTGACCGACGAGCTGTATTGATTGAGCAGGTTCACCAAGACAGAAGCAGGGCGAGCATGGAGACCTCCACTCACGGCTACTTCCAGATTCATTCGGATCAATTTCACGCCTCCCTTCCTGTCTGAATGCTCACAGAAAAAACTTCCTGATGACTTCTGCCACCCCATCCTGATCGTTCGTTTCCGTGACATGCCGAGCCAGCTGTTTCAGATCATCAGGAGCATTGCCCATCGCCACACCCATTCCGGCGAATTGGAGCATCTCTGCATCATTGTAATTGTCGCCTACAGCAACGATCTCGTCAGGCTGAATCGCAAGCCTCTCACTCACTACCGCAAGACCACTTGCTTTGGAGATGCCCACAGGCAATATCTCTAAATTATTGGCACCCGATGCCGTCACGCGAACCCCTGAAAGCTCGGCTTTCTCCAGCTCTTGTCTTGCTGCCAACAGACGCTTCTCGTCGCCCGTGACGAATATTTTCGGAGCACACACTTCATGTTTTCGAACGTATCCGGCTATCAACCGCGAAGCCTGGATTTTGAGCGGGTATTGATTTTTCCACAGCTGGCGCAGTGTCCAGGCATTTAACAGCGGAAACAAGTCCGTCCACTTCCACGTGCGATTCGTGACAGCATAAGCCTCGTGCAGCAACATGACATCCAAGCCGTGCGATACGATTATGTCTGTAATCCTCGCCGCCATCTCATACGGAATGCGCTGTACATACAGCACCTGATCTGTCTTGGGATCTGCGACGTATGCGCCATCATGGGAAACAAGTGGTGCGCTGATCTGGAACTGCTCCGCCAACGATTTTGCCGATGGGTATGCCCTGCCGGTTGCCAGTGTGACGTGGACGCCTTGCTTCACTAACCGGGTAATGGCCCGCTCTGTTACTTTGGATAAGCTGTGGTTCGACATCAAAATCGTTCCGTCCACATCCAGGGCGAGGAGTTTGTATTTCACGCGAGTCCCAT
This genomic stretch from Brevibacillus brevis harbors:
- a CDS encoding Cof-type HAD-IIB family hydrolase — translated: MKYKLLALDVDGTILMSNHSLSKVTERAITRLVKQGVHVTLATGRAYPSAKSLAEQFQISAPLVSHDGAYVADPKTDQVLYVQRIPYEMAARITDIIVSHGLDVMLLHEAYAVTNRTWKWTDLFPLLNAWTLRQLWKNQYPLKIQASRLIAGYVRKHEVCAPKIFVTGDEKRLLAARQELEKAELSGVRVTASGANNLEILPVGISKASGLAVVSERLAIQPDEIVAVGDNYNDAEMLQFAGMGVAMGNAPDDLKQLARHVTETNDQDGVAEVIRKFFL
- a CDS encoding class I SAM-dependent methyltransferase, with protein sequence MVIALLEWTGERIIPKLLKPTNGMLLEHIARYYFAAPYVKGRVLDIACGTGYGCHMIAKDRKRELTELIAVDNDEATIFYANREYNHQKITYQQGDALDPALPEQLGLFDTILSFETIEHVADDLLFMDNLYRMLKPGGTLVLSSPFGRGRGKETSEPFHVHQLTPEEFAELFVHYSDVDMYYQRGVTFEKTPRDGVRYFIGMAVCTK
- a CDS encoding HPr family phosphocarrier protein; protein product: MIRMNLEVAVSGGLHARPASVLVNLLNQYSSSVKMIYNDKQANGKSILSVMALGVKTGDEIMFEVEGADEQEVAASIESLFERNFAI
- a CDS encoding sensor histidine kinase gives rise to the protein MDTKSKNKRFAVPVLLVLIVSISLALLTMADLYHKRENLQEDNYFQSSGFNRELETFAELVKKVHVDYADFTPGKLDEKTANQLKKEHEETLRSIKEDNHLLDSIKQAKSEGDNERVAQLTEEYSQRLQEDIAKATSYYQEQVNNRIAERDTEYEEQKNSLTLRSGSFKYYVTDKKNNKVYTNLAQEPTDWELARYARYTINLPNTNGDLESINRTYQLSQLSGIFYVPKEPDGYSQVHADALYYDSIRERLIGEFVLLTVTLLIIAFSFLYLRTGKPAEVPIVTKSMALFRLIPLDIRMGMLFVLGIAYFIMLANLRFFFLPIDGEHIFTLAFVSLFTAYLLLQLLEARLMYKEPERFLQQWQKSIFARQRVLLKESYANRGMFFKVSTLFILTVMFGMSIGFGFVALIERSGGLLFFSFLYGMFYMIVVFPYSLRRLGLMNRIMQGASEMAGGNLNTTIQKVKKGKLSELAHSLNNITKGLKHAMEEQMKSERMKSELITNVSHDLKTPLTSIINYVTLLKQEDLTPEERKSYVDVLDRKADRLRVLIDDLFDAAKMSSGAVELNIEPVNVASLLNQSIAEFSDKIEQSTLTFRVTTEQPKIIAPLDGKKTWRVFENLIGNALKYSMPNTRVLIHLAETEDEVILTFKNVSAYEIDFDAQELFERFKRADQSRHTEGSGLGLAIAKSIVELQGGRLSIDIDGDYFKVTVVFRKHA
- a CDS encoding response regulator transcription factor, whose protein sequence is MTKYQVLVVDDEAEIRDAIEIYLKNESMTVFKASNGLEALEILENEEIQLILMDIMMPKMDGMTATFQIRQKKNIPIIMLSAKSEDTDKILGLNIGADDYVTKPFNPLELIARVKSQLRRFTNLGSAQMTEDEIQVRGLTLNKSTKNVAIDGNEVRLTATEYKILELLMENKGRVFSIEEIYERVWREPYMNAENTVAVHVRRIREKIEINPKEPKYLKVVWGIGYKIEK